CCGCTCCCGCAGAAATTGAATATCTCCTGTATGCAGATAATAATCGTAATAATGCTGGCTAACCCAACCGGCTCCACCCGTCCAGTGGATGATATGAGGAGAAGTATGTTTAAGCAGTCCTGAATCCGGAGCGCTAGGGGCAGGAATGTAGATCCCTCGGCAGCCGTACAAACGGCTTGCATTCGTGCGGAAATCCGCCATATGCTTATCCATGTAATTAAATACGGCTAGCAGCAGTTCAGGCATATTGCCGGATAGCGCCTGCCAATATATCATCTGCAAATTCTCGTTAACCATATGGAAAGCCCACATGGCATCGTAATCGCCGCACCATAAACCGTATAGATGGCAAGGCTGGCCGTGCTTGCTTGAGCTTGAAATTAATAAATAACGGCCAAAAGCCCACATTTTCTCCACTAATGCATCAGGCGTTTCCCCCTGATAAGCTTGCCGCAGCAGCTCTTCGTTCGATAATTCCCGGCCTTCGGCCATTAGATCGAAGGTCACGGAGCCAAATAACCGGCCATGTTCAGCAGCATGAGAAGCTAGCAGCGAACTGTAACTTGGATCGAGTCCAGATACATCAGCCTTCAACTGGGCCCACTCCGTATGGCGCTCCCCACGTGCGAACAATTTCATGATGACAAGCACAGAATCTGCTTCCTTGACAGCAAGACCTCCCGGGATTGCTTCAATAGAGCCGTTGCGACTTATGACCCGAGCTACAGCGCCGAAATCGGAGCCGTCGCTATTCTGGGCAGCATAATAGAGGAACTCCCCTTCACTTCTAGTTTCAGCCAGTTCAGGAAAAACAACACCTTGCCGGCGCACATCCCGCTTATCGTGCAATTGCAGCAGCAAGTTGGCTTCAATCCGCTTGGGTCCTTGTTTACGAATTTCATAGACCACACAATCATCCGTCCGCGATACGAATAAAATCCGCTCATACCGGGTATCCCCATCTGTCCAACTCACGTTCACCTCTCCAGATTCCATCGCTAGCGTTCGTTTGTAATGACGGAACGCATGGCGAAGCGGCATGAACACTTTCAAATCACCTAACGGCAAGGGTGAAGCCATTTTCGGTTGATAGCCTTGCTTCAGAAGGGCATCGGGCAAGACGCGGTCCGCCTTGGGCGCTTCGCCTTCAAGCAGCAATCGACGTACTTCCGGGAGTGCCGAACTGACATCTGGAAGTTCGGGTGCCTGTCCGCCCCACCATAGATCTTCGTGATTGAGCAGCACGGTTTCTTCGTGCACGCCACCATAGATGGCGGCCCCAACTCTCCCGTTGCCGGAAGGCGTAGCCTCCCTCCACAGTGAACGCCACCATGAAGCAGGATAGCTCATCGTTATGAAATTCTTCATTCTAAGCGACTCCTTTTCATAAGTAAGTAAAGAAAGGAAAGGCATTGCCCGCAAGGAGCAACAACTTTCCAATATCGTGAATGATTAACTTCTGTTGCTGGACACAATGACACCATTGCCTTGTTTGTAACGCTCTGACGCTTCTTTAATAATGTCGTTGCCGCCTTTGTTCTTGTACTCCTCAATGACCTTCGGCCAATCGGAGATCGGCTCTTTGCCGTATACCATCTTGATCATATGGTCAAGAATCAGCTTAGGACCGACATCATCCGCTTGTGCAGCAACATCCGGATATTTCGAATAAGTTTGCAGCGCAGGTACGAAACGTACCGAGCCTAGACCTTCCTTGGAAATAACATTATCAAGGATATTCATCATCTCGCGCCCTGTCGGCGTCAGCTCTTCTTTGGCTTTGTTGTATGCGGTGTCATGAACAAACCAGAACATGCCGCGGAAGCCGTCAAGATCAATCTCCTCAGGCGTGGTTGGCGCTGTAAACTTCACTTTGCCATTCTCCATTGTGTACGTTTCGCCCTCGATGCCGAAGGAAAAGTATTTTTCTGCTTCTGGCGTTGTCATCCATTCGAAGAACTTAACAATCTCGATCGCTTTCTCCTTCGAAACCTTGCTGTTGATGTAGTAGGACGTGTTGATGCTCGAATACAGCAGATGGCCTCCTCTGTTCTCGGGACCACGAGGGGCAGGAACAATGTCCACTTTCGCATTGGGAACTGTATTTTTGAATTTTTCACGGTAAATGCTCAATCCTTGTGCATTGGCAGACCACATGCCTACTTTGCCTGCATCAATGTTCTTGCCATAATCAGATGAGCTGATCGACGCAAAATCCTTAGGGATTAAACCTTCATCGAACATCGTTTTGAATGTTTGAAGCGCTTTCGTCATATTCTCAACATCATAGAACTTAGGAACAACCTGATCCCCTTGCACTTCGAATTGAGACGGCAGTACGTCAAATGCGCCTAGTATCGTGTCGGCATACTTAAAGTTTTCGCGCATTTGGTACGGGTTTTCAACACCCAGCTTTTTAAAGGCCCGCATCACATTCAAGAATTCATCCACTGTTTTGGGAGCAGCCAAGCCGGTTTTTTCAAGCAAATCAGTCCGCATAAACAAGGCGCGGCGCGAAGGCGTGGACAACCATGATGGAATTCCGTAAATTTTACCGTTGAAACTTGTTTCCTGCCAAGCTTCTTTCGGTACTAATTTCATAATTGTCGGTGCGTACTGTTTGAGCAAATCATCCAAGGGCATGAACACGCCGGATTCAACCGATCCCGACATCCCTTTTGTGGTAGCGCCTCCAACATTCTGAACAACATCAGAAATATCATTTGAAGCGAACATCAATGACATTTTTTGGTCAAAATCTTTCAAAGGAAGCATGCGGAAGTCGATGTCTGTATTTGTTAACTCCTCCAGCTTCTTCACCCATTTTTCCTGATTGACGTCCGCTGATTTCTCGGCAAACTTATTGCCGCTTGTTGTTATGGACATCGAAAACTTTAATTTTTCATTTTTTTTAGCCGCTTGGCTGGATGTCGGACTCGGTGTCGCATCGCTGCTGCAACCTGCCACTACGCTGACCGTCATTGCACATGTCAATAACAACCCCATCACTTTTTTCATCTCATACGCCTCAATTTCCTAGAATTAACCACGTCTGGTTATTCGTATCTTACCCTTTGCCGACAGGATTCGGTATGTATTTTTTTACACTCCTGTTGTGTTCATTTTCGAAATAGGCTATTTTCGGGGTATTCTGCGCAAGAAAACTGCCCAATTATTTCCAGAACCATTTATCATAAATGAAATAACAGATATAGGACAGGCCAGCGAGAACGATATTGAGCCAACCTAGGATTAAAGCCCCCTTCTTCTCCCTTGTCAGATTGGCTTTGGCATAAATTTTGACATCAAAAACCAAAACAAGAATCCCTGAAAGGAGCAACAGCATGATGGTGTAGTAATTAAAGGTTATCATGATTAACCCCCTCCGATTGCTGGCAGGAACGAGGACCTATTGGGTTTTCGTTCCGATACGTCGAATCTTGATTTGCACTTTAATATCGACAGTCATCGTCTTGTACAAGTTGCTCCACTGCTCCTTGTTTTTAACTTCCCGATTCCAAAAGGAGGGTTGAAAAGCACGCACATATTCACCAAAGCCAAAAATATCACAAGCATCTTTTTGCGTTTGCTGAACTAATTTCAGAAACCCTTGTTCACCGTCTTTTTCAATTTTCTGCTCCAGTTTTTTGATTGTTTCCCTGGTAATGAGCCAATTTTCGTCTGTTTTTTCTCGCAAATCACCTTCGATCTGACTCACGATGGTAGCATGAACCTTACCGTTCACAATGTTGGTTATAATTTTGGCCCTCCGATGAGTGGATTGAAAAACAACCGTTGTATCCGACTCGGGAATTTGCTCTAAGACGCTGTATCCCCCAGGATTGATTTGTTTCATTGCCATAAAATGACCGATCTGCAGTGCGGTCGTAGCCCCTACCATTTTATCCCCTTTAAAATAAGCCAATCCCGCAATTTCGATATTCGATGCTTTCTTCAATTCAAGATAAGGCAGCGCTCCTTCCTGCCCTTTGGCAGAACTCGCGCTGTAAAACACCCCCAGGAAATAATTGGGGAGCCTCCCCATATCTGTAGCGTGTTCAAGCGTAGCCAGCAAATATAAAGAGGGTACACGTTCTAATTGAGGCGTTGCTTTCATAAGTTCAGAAGCTTTTCCTTTGGAAACA
Above is a genomic segment from Paenibacillus sp. HWE-109 containing:
- a CDS encoding glycosyl hydrolase family 95 catalytic domain-containing protein, which codes for MKNFITMSYPASWWRSLWREATPSGNGRVGAAIYGGVHEETVLLNHEDLWWGGQAPELPDVSSALPEVRRLLLEGEAPKADRVLPDALLKQGYQPKMASPLPLGDLKVFMPLRHAFRHYKRTLAMESGEVNVSWTDGDTRYERILFVSRTDDCVVYEIRKQGPKRIEANLLLQLHDKRDVRRQGVVFPELAETRSEGEFLYYAAQNSDGSDFGAVARVISRNGSIEAIPGGLAVKEADSVLVIMKLFARGERHTEWAQLKADVSGLDPSYSSLLASHAAEHGRLFGSVTFDLMAEGRELSNEELLRQAYQGETPDALVEKMWAFGRYLLISSSSKHGQPCHLYGLWCGDYDAMWAFHMVNENLQMIYWQALSGNMPELLLAVFNYMDKHMADFRTNASRLYGCRGIYIPAPSAPDSGLLKHTSPHIIHWTGGAGWVSQHYYDYYLHTGDIQFLRERALPFMREAALFYEDFFTLSESGYSVSSPSNSPENTPGNYWTKGVSMGTTMNATMDFAIAKELLTHLIEGAIAAGQYTEDIPKWREMLERIPPYQINADGAITEWMHPLFTDNYHHRHESHVYPVFPGTEVNKHSDPELFGAFVKAIEKRLVIGLKEQSGWSLAHMANNYARMGAGDQALECLEIVSRSCVMNNLITLHNDWRGMGIGVDMDWAPVQLDANMGWTSAMQEMLLFSIPGEVHIMPALPSRWTQGKAGPLLARGGVACEMDWDVTEGRLDITLRSTSGNKQIDVLLPATAVGVKGYEKFQQSLKAVSISETPLLLQVLLRPSEGMEALK
- a CDS encoding extracellular solute-binding protein, encoding MKKVMGLLLTCAMTVSVVAGCSSDATPSPTSSQAAKKNEKLKFSMSITTSGNKFAEKSADVNQEKWVKKLEELTNTDIDFRMLPLKDFDQKMSLMFASNDISDVVQNVGGATTKGMSGSVESGVFMPLDDLLKQYAPTIMKLVPKEAWQETSFNGKIYGIPSWLSTPSRRALFMRTDLLEKTGLAAPKTVDEFLNVMRAFKKLGVENPYQMRENFKYADTILGAFDVLPSQFEVQGDQVVPKFYDVENMTKALQTFKTMFDEGLIPKDFASISSSDYGKNIDAGKVGMWSANAQGLSIYREKFKNTVPNAKVDIVPAPRGPENRGGHLLYSSINTSYYINSKVSKEKAIEIVKFFEWMTTPEAEKYFSFGIEGETYTMENGKVKFTAPTTPEEIDLDGFRGMFWFVHDTAYNKAKEELTPTGREMMNILDNVISKEGLGSVRFVPALQTYSKYPDVAAQADDVGPKLILDHMIKMVYGKEPISDWPKVIEEYKNKGGNDIIKEASERYKQGNGVIVSSNRS
- a CDS encoding CLC_0170 family protein codes for the protein MITFNYYTIMLLLLSGILVLVFDVKIYAKANLTREKKGALILGWLNIVLAGLSYICYFIYDKWFWK
- a CDS encoding Ger(x)C family spore germination protein, whose protein sequence is MIQVWRNRIKRIFVFLCFVPLLTGCWDRLEIEDRAVVLAIAIDEATSEDKNESSNATQMTKNDSNIKRPLIKITVQIAVPGRIPLGAGGTGTPSNQKPVWVLSSFGYTIEDSLMNLQQQLADRLFYGHLRVIVVSEAIARKGIQNEKDFFRRQPQVRRTVWMVVSKGKASELMKATPQLERVPSLYLLATLEHATDMGRLPNYFLGVFYSASSAKGQEGALPYLELKKASNIEIAGLAYFKGDKMVGATTALQIGHFMAMKQINPGGYSVLEQIPESDTTVVFQSTHRRAKIITNIVNGKVHATIVSQIEGDLREKTDENWLITRETIKKLEQKIEKDGEQGFLKLVQQTQKDACDIFGFGEYVRAFQPSFWNREVKNKEQWSNLYKTMTVDIKVQIKIRRIGTKTQ